One genomic segment of Vibrio agarivorans includes these proteins:
- the ybgF gene encoding tol-pal system protein YbgF, which yields MLVKRIITTGRVFTLSGLALALSGTAFAEPAPVADLNTSSSTSTRAVSSAPEGDVARLERMLENRNRTQARMQLQMDDMALEISELRGLLEQNSYELQQMLQRQRELYVELDKVRNQAPVAIVPDETPDVPAGGKASSNAGEQEAYQNAVDLVLKKRDYNAAIIAFQEFQETYPDSTYSANAHYWLGQLYFAKKQDKDAVKSFAAVVAYEDSNKRSDALLKLGDIAQRNNNADAANKYYQQVISEHPNSASANLAQQRIK from the coding sequence ATGTTGGTTAAACGCATCATTACAACGGGTCGAGTTTTTACGCTTTCTGGTTTAGCTCTTGCGCTGTCAGGGACTGCTTTCGCAGAACCTGCTCCTGTCGCAGACCTTAATACTTCATCTTCTACATCAACGCGTGCTGTCTCTTCAGCACCTGAAGGAGATGTAGCAAGATTAGAGCGCATGCTGGAAAACCGTAACCGCACCCAAGCGCGCATGCAGCTACAGATGGACGACATGGCACTGGAGATCAGTGAACTTCGTGGTCTACTTGAGCAAAATAGTTACGAGCTACAACAAATGCTGCAACGTCAGCGTGAGTTGTATGTAGAACTTGATAAAGTCCGCAACCAAGCGCCTGTGGCTATCGTCCCTGACGAGACACCAGACGTGCCTGCTGGCGGTAAAGCCTCATCGAATGCTGGTGAGCAAGAAGCGTATCAAAACGCAGTTGATCTCGTATTGAAAAAGCGTGATTACAACGCTGCGATTATCGCTTTCCAAGAGTTTCAAGAAACCTACCCAGATTCGACTTACAGTGCTAATGCACATTACTGGTTAGGTCAGCTTTACTTTGCTAAGAAGCAAGACAAAGACGCGGTGAAAAGCTTTGCTGCGGTTGTCGCTTATGAAGATTCAAACAAGCGCTCTGATGCGCTATTGAAGCTTGGTGATATTGCACAGCGCAACAACAATGCTGATGCTGCAAACAAGTACTACCAACAAGTTATTTCAGAGCACCCAAACAGTGCCTCAGCTAACTTGGCGCAGCAGCGAATTAAGTAA
- the ybgC gene encoding tol-pal system-associated acyl-CoA thioesterase: protein MHTVDNPFHWPVTIYYEDTDAGGVVYHSNFLKYFERARTELLRSVNISQQVLLEQKIGFVVRHMDIDFLQGAQLDDHLTVKTYISEFKKVSLSFCQEIVNPEGKTLCRATVKIACIDTDKMRPKAIPNELLLELTASDC, encoded by the coding sequence TTGCATACTGTCGATAACCCCTTTCATTGGCCTGTAACGATCTACTACGAAGATACAGATGCTGGTGGTGTCGTATACCATTCCAATTTCCTAAAGTACTTTGAGCGTGCGCGAACGGAGCTATTACGTTCTGTTAATATTTCGCAACAAGTACTACTGGAACAAAAGATTGGCTTTGTTGTCCGACACATGGATATTGATTTTTTGCAAGGTGCACAACTTGACGATCATCTAACAGTAAAGACATATATCAGTGAATTTAAGAAGGTTTCGCTGTCTTTCTGTCAAGAGATTGTCAATCCCGAGGGGAAAACATTGTGCCGAGCCACGGTTAAGATAGCATGTATCGATACCGACAAAATGAGGCCAAAGGCCATCCCCAATGAGCTACTTTTGGAGTTAACCGCAAGTGACTGCTGA
- the nadA gene encoding quinolinate synthase NadA: MSHILDKIDTVYPFPPKPTPLTDEQKAQYVAKIKTLLKEKDAVLIAHYYTDPEIQALAEETGGFVGDSLEMAKFGNRHSASTLIIAGVRFMGESAKILTPEKRILMPTLEAECSLDLGCPEDKFTEFCDAHPDHTVVVYANTSAAVKARADWVVTSSIALEIVEHLDDEGKQIIWGPDRHLGSYISNKTGAEMLLWNAECVVHDEFSADALRKMKNVYPDAAILVHPESPESVVALADAVGSTSQLIKAAKELPHKQMIVATDKGIFFKMQQLVPEKELIEAPTAGAGATCRSCAHCPWMAMNGLQAIEQALREGGAEHEIFVDEAVRVKSLIPLNRMLDFAEQLNVQVKGNA, from the coding sequence ATGAGCCATATCCTAGATAAAATCGACACTGTGTATCCTTTTCCTCCTAAGCCGACTCCACTAACGGATGAGCAAAAGGCACAGTACGTAGCGAAGATTAAAACGCTTCTAAAAGAAAAAGACGCGGTATTGATTGCGCACTACTACACCGACCCAGAGATCCAAGCTTTGGCAGAAGAGACTGGCGGCTTTGTCGGGGATTCACTAGAGATGGCGAAATTCGGTAATCGCCACAGTGCCAGCACTTTGATCATTGCCGGCGTTCGCTTCATGGGCGAGTCAGCGAAAATTCTGACCCCTGAAAAGCGTATCTTGATGCCAACACTAGAAGCGGAATGCTCACTAGATTTAGGTTGTCCTGAAGACAAGTTCACAGAATTCTGTGATGCACACCCTGACCATACTGTTGTGGTTTACGCGAACACGTCAGCAGCGGTAAAAGCTCGAGCAGATTGGGTGGTGACATCAAGTATTGCTCTAGAAATTGTCGAGCACTTAGACGATGAAGGTAAGCAGATCATTTGGGGACCAGACCGTCACTTAGGTTCATACATCTCCAACAAAACAGGCGCAGAGATGCTGCTTTGGAATGCTGAGTGTGTCGTACACGACGAGTTCTCAGCAGATGCACTACGTAAGATGAAAAACGTGTACCCAGATGCTGCTATTCTCGTTCACCCAGAGTCACCAGAGAGCGTTGTTGCTCTTGCTGATGCAGTAGGCTCAACAAGCCAACTTATCAAAGCAGCTAAAGAGCTTCCGCACAAGCAGATGATTGTGGCAACAGACAAAGGTATCTTCTTTAAGATGCAGCAACTAGTGCCTGAAAAAGAGCTGATTGAAGCCCCAACCGCAGGCGCGGGTGCCACATGCCGCAGCTGTGCACACTGCCCTTGGATGGCGATGAACGGCCTCCAAGCTATTGAGCAAGCACTACGTGAAGGCGGCGCAGAGCATGAGATCTTTGTCGACGAAGCAGTACGCGTTAAGTCGCTTATTCCATTGAATCGCATGCTAGATTTCGCTGAGCAGTTAAATGTTCAAGTGAAAGGCAACGCGTAA
- the tolA gene encoding cell envelope integrity protein TolA → MRERRTKKHGLGKPLAISFGIHAAVIIALLVGTDFSVSKPEPQGQMVQAVVVDPAIVRKQAQQIRAEREAAAKREQDRLDKLRRESEQLEKNRRAEEERIRKLKEQQAREAKAAREAEAARQKKEQERKAEEERVRQQQERVRQEQERAAALEVERKAKEEAIRKAEEERVAREKAAAEAEERARIEHEAAEKAEQERIEKERAAKEAAEKARQEQERLERLERERQEQEAALNDIFAGMEAESQLNQAAQSQYNQSEAARYGEIYKQLIKQNLLVEDSFRGKSCQVNLRLIPTGTGAILGNLSIINGDSRLCNATKRAVTQVSTFPMPNNQPAVVEQLKNINLTVEL, encoded by the coding sequence ATGAGAGAGAGACGAACCAAGAAACACGGATTGGGCAAGCCACTGGCTATCTCTTTTGGTATCCATGCAGCAGTGATTATTGCACTGCTTGTGGGTACTGACTTCTCTGTGTCTAAACCTGAGCCTCAAGGACAGATGGTACAAGCCGTGGTGGTTGATCCCGCTATTGTTCGTAAACAGGCACAACAGATCCGCGCGGAACGTGAAGCCGCAGCGAAGCGTGAGCAAGACCGTTTAGACAAGCTGCGCCGCGAGAGTGAGCAGCTAGAGAAAAACCGTCGCGCTGAAGAAGAGCGTATTCGTAAGCTGAAAGAGCAACAAGCCCGAGAAGCAAAAGCGGCACGTGAAGCTGAGGCTGCTCGTCAGAAAAAAGAGCAAGAGCGTAAAGCAGAAGAAGAGCGCGTACGTCAACAGCAAGAGCGTGTTCGCCAAGAGCAAGAACGTGCAGCCGCACTTGAAGTGGAACGAAAAGCCAAAGAAGAAGCGATTCGTAAAGCAGAAGAAGAGCGAGTAGCACGTGAAAAAGCTGCAGCCGAAGCCGAAGAGCGAGCGCGTATAGAGCATGAAGCTGCTGAAAAGGCAGAGCAAGAGCGAATCGAAAAAGAGCGAGCAGCGAAAGAAGCGGCCGAGAAAGCCCGTCAAGAGCAAGAGCGTCTTGAACGATTAGAGCGAGAGCGCCAAGAACAAGAGGCGGCACTGAACGATATCTTTGCAGGCATGGAAGCAGAATCGCAGCTTAACCAAGCGGCTCAATCTCAGTATAACCAATCTGAAGCAGCGCGCTACGGTGAAATCTATAAACAGCTGATTAAGCAAAACCTGCTTGTGGAGGACAGTTTTCGGGGAAAGTCATGTCAGGTTAACCTGCGCTTAATTCCAACTGGAACAGGCGCGATTTTGGGTAATCTGTCTATTATTAACGGTGACTCAAGACTTTGTAATGCAACGAAACGTGCGGTTACTCAGGTCTCGACTTTCCCAATGCCAAATAACCAGCCTGCCGTGGTTGAGCAGTTGAAAAACATCAACCTAACAGTAGAGCTGTAA
- the tolB gene encoding Tol-Pal system beta propeller repeat protein TolB, with the protein MLKRVFLGFILSLTAAVSTAHAALELVITEGINSARPIAIVPFKWEGQEALPQDISAVIASDLQRSGKFNPLRVNDMPQTPYGESDVDFDQWTNTGVDSIVVGTVTPTETGDYRVNYQLIDIVRGQLTQGDAQALSADGQLVSSRDHILFNKVATVPKNRMREYAHRISDLIYEELTGEKGAFRTRIAYVVVQEEADYPYQLRVADYDGYNERLVLRSKQPLMSPAWSPDGSKLAYVSFQNGQSEIYMMDIYTGKREKLTSYPRHNGAPRFSPDGDKLALVLSKSGSLHLYTLDLKTRKLEQLTKGRSNNTEPYWTPDGDNLVFTSDRGGRPQIYQMSENGGTAKRITWQGMQNLSGQITPDGRFMVMVNQNNSGQFNLAKQDLETGAVQILTETLLDESPSIAPNGSMVIYSSTYNQANVLSMVSIDGRFKARLPLTNGRVRAPAWSPFLK; encoded by the coding sequence GTGCTAAAGCGAGTATTTTTAGGATTTATCTTATCCCTCACAGCAGCAGTTTCGACTGCACATGCTGCATTGGAATTGGTGATCACTGAAGGCATCAATTCTGCGCGTCCAATTGCTATTGTCCCTTTTAAATGGGAAGGCCAAGAGGCACTACCTCAAGATATATCTGCGGTTATCGCCTCTGACTTACAGCGTAGTGGTAAGTTCAACCCACTACGCGTCAACGACATGCCACAAACACCTTATGGTGAAAGTGATGTCGACTTTGACCAGTGGACAAATACCGGCGTTGATTCCATTGTAGTAGGGACTGTGACCCCAACAGAGACGGGCGATTACCGTGTTAACTATCAACTGATTGATATTGTTCGCGGCCAGCTCACCCAAGGTGATGCACAAGCATTGTCTGCAGACGGCCAACTGGTTTCGTCTCGTGATCACATTTTGTTTAATAAAGTCGCGACCGTGCCTAAGAACCGCATGCGTGAATACGCGCACCGTATCTCTGACTTGATTTACGAAGAGCTTACAGGTGAGAAGGGCGCATTCCGTACGCGTATCGCTTACGTTGTTGTTCAAGAAGAGGCTGATTACCCATACCAGCTTCGCGTAGCGGACTATGACGGTTACAACGAACGTCTTGTTTTGCGCTCAAAGCAACCTCTGATGTCTCCGGCATGGTCTCCAGATGGCAGCAAACTGGCGTATGTGAGCTTCCAAAATGGCCAGTCAGAAATCTACATGATGGATATTTACACTGGCAAACGTGAAAAACTGACTTCTTACCCAAGACATAACGGCGCACCACGATTCTCTCCAGACGGTGACAAACTGGCTTTAGTTCTGTCGAAATCAGGTAGCCTTCATCTTTACACGTTGGACTTAAAAACACGTAAGCTTGAGCAGCTGACGAAAGGGCGCTCAAACAATACCGAACCTTATTGGACGCCAGATGGTGACAACCTAGTCTTCACCTCTGACCGTGGCGGTCGCCCACAGATTTATCAAATGTCTGAAAACGGCGGCACAGCCAAACGTATTACTTGGCAAGGCATGCAGAACTTAAGTGGACAAATCACACCAGATGGTCGTTTTATGGTTATGGTTAACCAAAACAACTCTGGTCAGTTCAACCTCGCCAAACAAGATTTGGAAACGGGTGCAGTGCAGATCTTGACTGAAACGTTGCTCGATGAGTCACCAAGTATCGCGCCAAACGGCAGCATGGTGATTTATAGCTCAACGTATAACCAGGCAAATGTCCTATCGATGGTTTCTATTGATGGACGTTTCAAAGCTCGTTTACCTCTGACTAACGGTCGCGTTCGTGCGCCTGCTTGGTCCCCATTTTTGAAATAA
- the cydX gene encoding cytochrome bd-I oxidase subunit CydX: MWYFAWILGVLLACAFGIINALWLEHSEMMDKDSE; encoded by the coding sequence ATGTGGTATTTTGCATGGATTCTAGGTGTGTTGCTGGCTTGTGCGTTCGGTATTATTAACGCATTGTGGCTAGAGCACTCTGAAATGATGGACAAAGACAGTGAGTAA
- the cydB gene encoding cytochrome d ubiquinol oxidase subunit II: MFDYEVLRFIWWVLIGVLFVGFAITDGFDMGVGALVPFVGKTDNERRVMINSIAPHWDGNQVWLITAGGALFAAWPLVYATSFSGFYFAMILTLAALWLRPLGLDYRSKIDDPKWREACDWGIFVSGFVPPLIFGVAFGNLLQGVPFQLSDFLMPTYHGSFFGLLNPFAILCGLVSVFMIVMQGATWLQMKTTADVHNRSRNVAQLTGILTVVCFVLAGFWIQSIEGYVIVGGIDTNAASNPLNKEVIREAGAWMNNFEKYPLLWLAPALGVFMPLLAVVASRFEKCGFAFLTSSLGIAGIILTAGFAMFPFVMPSNMMPGHSLTMWDATSSELTLNLMTAVAAVMVPVILAYTSWSYYKMFGRLDEKFIEENKNSLY; this comes from the coding sequence ATGTTTGATTACGAAGTATTGCGATTTATCTGGTGGGTACTGATTGGTGTCCTATTTGTTGGTTTCGCAATTACCGACGGTTTTGATATGGGCGTAGGTGCGCTAGTACCTTTCGTTGGCAAAACCGACAATGAGCGCCGAGTGATGATCAACTCGATCGCTCCACACTGGGATGGTAACCAAGTTTGGCTTATCACCGCAGGTGGTGCGTTGTTTGCGGCATGGCCTTTGGTTTACGCAACATCATTCTCAGGTTTCTACTTTGCGATGATCCTGACGCTAGCGGCGTTGTGGTTGCGTCCACTGGGCCTAGACTATCGCTCTAAAATCGATGATCCAAAATGGCGTGAAGCGTGTGACTGGGGCATCTTTGTTAGTGGTTTTGTTCCTCCGCTTATTTTTGGTGTGGCGTTTGGTAACTTGCTACAAGGTGTACCGTTCCAGCTAAGCGACTTCTTGATGCCGACGTACCATGGTTCATTCTTCGGTCTGCTTAACCCATTTGCTATCCTATGTGGTCTAGTAAGTGTGTTCATGATCGTGATGCAAGGTGCGACGTGGCTTCAAATGAAGACAACAGCAGACGTTCACAACCGTTCACGTAATGTAGCGCAGCTAACGGGTATCCTTACTGTTGTATGTTTCGTTCTAGCGGGTTTCTGGATTCAGTCTATCGAAGGTTACGTGATTGTTGGTGGCATCGACACTAACGCTGCATCAAACCCTCTGAACAAAGAAGTGATTCGTGAAGCGGGCGCTTGGATGAACAACTTCGAGAAATACCCATTGCTATGGCTAGCGCCAGCACTTGGTGTGTTCATGCCTCTATTGGCTGTTGTTGCTTCTCGATTTGAGAAGTGTGGCTTTGCATTCCTGACTTCAAGCTTAGGTATTGCCGGTATTATCTTAACGGCTGGTTTTGCGATGTTCCCATTCGTGATGCCTTCGAACATGATGCCAGGTCACAGCTTGACTATGTGGGATGCAACTTCAAGTGAATTGACGTTGAACCTAATGACAGCCGTTGCTGCTGTGATGGTTCCGGTTATCCTTGCTTACACATCTTGGTCTTACTACAAGATGTTTGGTCGCCTTGATGAGAAATTCATCGAGGAAAACAAAAATTCACTGTACTAA
- the ybgE gene encoding cyd operon protein YbgE translates to MSNLNHQIQSLHQPVDKTLFRVLSLLLGFMHVALLMWEPQLYSEAIGGFNAIIAPLMILALCSSMVFGIGFKPRFWLWQLLFSPYLSLSVLGYLTIAYFV, encoded by the coding sequence GTGAGTAATCTGAATCATCAGATTCAGTCTTTGCACCAACCAGTAGACAAGACTCTGTTTAGAGTCTTATCTTTGCTACTCGGTTTTATGCATGTTGCATTGTTGATGTGGGAGCCTCAACTCTATAGTGAAGCTATCGGTGGGTTTAACGCGATTATTGCGCCACTGATGATCCTCGCGCTGTGCAGCAGCATGGTATTTGGTATTGGTTTTAAGCCGCGTTTTTGGCTTTGGCAGCTGTTATTCAGCCCATACCTATCGTTATCTGTATTAGGCTATTTAACCATCGCTTACTTTGTCTAA
- the tolQ gene encoding protein TolQ: MTADISFFDLFLQASLLVKLVMLTLLGMSVISWAMIIKRSKAIKQAQKDAEEFEDKFWSGNDLSIIYQGVKKRKDELSGNEEIFYSGFTEFARLRKSNPDSPAFVMEATGRAMRVAVAREVDDLETNLPFLATVGSISPYIGLFGTVWGIMHAFIALGEVKQATLAMVAPGIAEALIATAMGLFAAIPAVMAYNSLSNKVGKLEHSYATFSEEFHTILHRQAMASKEQQ; encoded by the coding sequence GTGACTGCTGATATTTCTTTTTTCGATCTCTTTTTACAAGCAAGCTTACTCGTAAAACTTGTGATGCTGACCCTATTGGGTATGTCTGTGATTTCTTGGGCCATGATCATAAAACGCAGCAAAGCGATTAAACAGGCACAAAAAGACGCTGAAGAGTTCGAAGACAAATTCTGGTCGGGTAACGACCTATCGATTATTTATCAAGGCGTGAAGAAGCGTAAAGACGAACTCTCAGGTAACGAAGAGATTTTCTACTCTGGTTTTACTGAGTTTGCTCGTCTACGTAAAAGTAACCCTGATTCACCGGCTTTCGTAATGGAAGCAACGGGCCGTGCAATGCGTGTTGCCGTGGCTCGTGAAGTTGACGATCTTGAAACTAACCTGCCTTTCCTTGCTACAGTTGGCTCAATCAGTCCATACATTGGTCTGTTTGGTACGGTTTGGGGCATCATGCATGCCTTCATCGCACTGGGTGAAGTAAAGCAAGCAACGCTAGCGATGGTTGCACCAGGTATCGCAGAAGCACTGATTGCAACAGCAATGGGTCTATTTGCCGCTATCCCTGCGGTTATGGCCTACAACAGCTTAAGTAACAAAGTAGGTAAATTAGAGCATTCGTACGCAACCTTCTCAGAAGAGTTCCATACTATTTTGCATCGCCAAGCGATGGCTTCTAAGGAACAGCAGTAA
- the pal gene encoding peptidoglycan-associated lipoprotein Pal — protein MQLSKVFKGLMIAVPVLAMTACSSTDDAVNAEGSSTDYETSQPAGEGSTTDNTVVSPIEGGEGALSEQELQEKALAETSTIYFAFDNASIAGDYEEVLAAHASFLVSNPTKDVTIEGHADERGTPEYNIALGERRAVAVAKYLQALGVQPEQVSIVSYGEEKPLVFGQSEEAYAKNRRAVLVY, from the coding sequence ATGCAACTTAGCAAAGTGTTCAAAGGCCTGATGATTGCAGTGCCAGTACTAGCGATGACAGCGTGTAGCTCAACTGACGATGCTGTAAACGCAGAGGGCTCTTCTACAGATTACGAAACAAGCCAACCAGCAGGTGAAGGTTCAACAACTGACAACACAGTTGTTTCTCCTATCGAAGGCGGTGAAGGCGCGCTATCTGAGCAAGAGCTACAAGAGAAAGCACTAGCAGAGACATCAACAATTTACTTCGCCTTTGACAATGCATCTATTGCTGGTGATTACGAAGAAGTGCTTGCAGCGCACGCCTCTTTCCTAGTATCTAACCCGACAAAAGACGTAACTATCGAAGGTCACGCTGATGAGCGTGGTACTCCAGAGTACAACATCGCACTAGGTGAGCGCCGTGCAGTAGCGGTTGCTAAATACCTGCAAGCACTAGGTGTTCAACCAGAGCAAGTTTCAATCGTAAGCTACGGTGAAGAGAAGCCACTAGTCTTCGGTCAATCTGAAGAAGCTTACGCGAAAAACCGTCGTGCAGTTCTAGTTTACTAA
- a CDS encoding ExbD/TolR family protein has product MAGYQPKKRKMTAEINVVPYIDVMLVLLIIFMVTSPFITQGVDVELPKTSNAKPATELAGDSESSFIIVEIDRDGNLGLSVNDEDVVRGMGIQDIIVRVKAELAIKPDSPVAVGGDAATPYADVVLVLDELSRAGIDKVGLLTDIKE; this is encoded by the coding sequence ATGGCGGGTTATCAACCTAAAAAACGTAAAATGACAGCAGAGATCAACGTCGTACCTTATATCGACGTAATGTTGGTACTGCTGATCATTTTTATGGTGACCTCTCCCTTTATTACACAAGGGGTTGATGTAGAGTTACCAAAAACTTCCAATGCCAAACCAGCAACTGAGTTGGCTGGAGATTCAGAATCAAGCTTTATCATTGTCGAAATTGATCGCGATGGTAACTTAGGCTTGAGCGTCAACGACGAAGATGTCGTGCGCGGCATGGGAATTCAAGACATTATTGTCCGTGTCAAAGCAGAGTTGGCAATCAAGCCTGACTCACCTGTCGCCGTGGGTGGCGATGCTGCGACACCTTATGCTGACGTTGTTCTCGTGCTTGATGAACTAAGCCGAGCAGGAATCGACAAGGTTGGCCTATTAACGGACATCAAGGAGTAG
- the ruvB gene encoding Holliday junction branch migration DNA helicase RuvB: MIEADRLIAPESPVFKEEDVIDRAIRPKKLQDYQGQDHVRGQMEIFIKAAQLRNEALDHLLIFGPPGLGKTTLANIVANEMEVNIRTTSGPVLEKAGDLAALLTNLEENDVLFIDEIHRLSPMVEEVLYPAMEDYQLDIMIGEGPAARSIKIDLPPFTLIGATTRAGSLTSPLRDRFGITQRLEYYKIPDLQNIVQRSADCLGLSMEAEGALEVARRARGTPRIANRLLRRVRDYAEVKGNGHICADVADKALNMLDVDAQGFDYMDRKLLLAIMEKFGGGPVGLDNMAAAIGEEKDTIEDVLEPYLIQQGYLQRTPRGRIATDRAYLHFGIEK; this comes from the coding sequence ATGATAGAAGCCGATCGTTTAATTGCACCTGAGAGTCCTGTTTTCAAAGAAGAAGACGTGATTGATCGAGCAATACGACCAAAGAAACTGCAAGATTACCAAGGCCAAGACCATGTTCGTGGCCAAATGGAAATCTTTATAAAAGCCGCGCAGTTGCGCAATGAAGCGCTTGATCATCTATTGATCTTTGGTCCTCCGGGGTTAGGTAAAACCACGCTAGCCAATATTGTTGCCAATGAAATGGAAGTGAATATTCGCACCACATCTGGCCCAGTATTAGAAAAAGCCGGCGACCTTGCAGCGCTGCTGACCAACCTTGAAGAAAACGACGTGTTGTTTATCGATGAAATTCACCGCTTAAGCCCAATGGTGGAAGAGGTGCTCTATCCTGCAATGGAAGATTACCAGCTCGATATCATGATCGGTGAAGGACCAGCAGCACGTTCTATCAAGATTGACTTACCGCCATTTACTTTGATTGGTGCCACGACTCGTGCAGGCTCATTGACATCGCCTTTGCGTGACCGCTTTGGTATCACTCAACGCCTTGAGTACTACAAAATTCCAGATTTGCAGAACATTGTTCAGCGCAGTGCCGATTGCCTGGGTTTATCAATGGAAGCAGAGGGCGCTCTTGAAGTCGCTCGCCGAGCTCGTGGTACACCGCGTATCGCTAACCGCTTGCTTCGCCGTGTACGTGATTACGCGGAAGTAAAAGGCAATGGCCATATCTGCGCTGACGTTGCAGACAAGGCTTTGAATATGCTTGATGTTGATGCCCAGGGCTTTGACTACATGGATAGAAAGCTTCTACTGGCCATTATGGAGAAGTTCGGTGGTGGCCCAGTTGGCCTAGATAACATGGCAGCAGCGATTGGTGAAGAGAAAGACACCATCGAGGATGTATTGGAGCCTTACCTAATTCAGCAAGGCTACTTACAGCGCACACCACGTGGACGTATTGCGACCGATCGCGCTTATCTTCATTTCGGTATTGAAAAGTAA
- the cydA gene encoding cytochrome ubiquinol oxidase subunit I — MFDIDVVDLSRLQFALTAMYHFLFVPLTLGLAFLLAIMESLYVMTDKQIYKDMTKFWGKLFAINFALGVATGLTMEFQFGTNWSYYSHYVGDIFGAPLAIEALVAFFLESTFVGLFFFGWDRLSKRQHLAVTWLVALGSNFSALWILVANGWMQNPVGAEFNFETMRMEMISFSEVVLNPVAQVKFVHTVASGYTTGAMFVLSISAYYLLKGRDIAFARRSFAIAASFGMAAILSTIVLGDESGYELGDVQKVKLAAIESEWHTEPAPAAFTVFGIPNQETMETDYALKIPYVMGIIATRSLDTEVTGLRDLRDEHLDRIRNGMYAYELLEKLRAGDKSEDNMAAFDEVKQDLGYGLLLKRYTDNVVDATEDQIQAAADDSIPTVWPLFWSFRIMVACGVVMLFVFGAAFVQTCRQKIEQKPWVLKAALWSLPLPWIAVEAGWFVAEYGRQPWAVGEILPVHVAASALTVGQLWTSLFAIIALYTVFLIAEVYLMLKFARKGPSSLKTGRYHFEQNGTSSEDKIGRQVEA; from the coding sequence ATGTTCGATATCGACGTAGTTGATCTGTCGCGGTTGCAGTTTGCATTAACCGCGATGTATCACTTCCTGTTCGTACCATTGACTCTAGGTTTGGCGTTCCTACTCGCCATCATGGAGTCTTTGTACGTAATGACCGACAAGCAAATCTACAAGGACATGACCAAGTTCTGGGGTAAGCTTTTCGCGATCAACTTTGCCCTTGGCGTCGCCACGGGTCTGACCATGGAGTTCCAATTCGGTACTAACTGGTCCTATTATTCTCACTATGTTGGGGACATATTTGGTGCTCCGCTCGCCATTGAAGCCTTGGTGGCCTTCTTCCTTGAATCTACCTTTGTTGGTCTGTTCTTCTTTGGTTGGGATCGCCTGTCTAAACGCCAACACTTAGCAGTAACATGGTTAGTTGCTCTAGGTTCAAACTTCTCGGCGCTTTGGATTCTTGTGGCAAACGGCTGGATGCAAAACCCAGTTGGCGCAGAATTTAACTTTGAAACCATGCGTATGGAAATGATCAGCTTCTCTGAAGTTGTTCTTAACCCGGTTGCTCAAGTTAAGTTTGTTCACACTGTTGCTTCAGGCTACACAACGGGTGCAATGTTCGTTCTATCGATCAGTGCTTACTACCTACTTAAAGGTCGTGACATTGCGTTTGCACGTCGTTCATTTGCTATTGCAGCGTCTTTTGGTATGGCTGCAATCCTGTCTACAATCGTGCTTGGTGATGAATCAGGTTATGAGCTTGGTGACGTTCAGAAAGTGAAACTCGCGGCGATTGAGTCAGAGTGGCACACAGAACCAGCACCTGCTGCATTTACCGTTTTTGGTATTCCAAACCAAGAAACGATGGAAACCGACTACGCACTTAAGATCCCTTATGTTATGGGCATTATCGCGACTCGCTCACTAGACACTGAAGTGACTGGTCTGCGTGATCTACGCGATGAGCACTTAGATCGTATCCGCAACGGCATGTACGCTTATGAGTTACTAGAAAAACTGCGTGCGGGTGATAAATCTGAAGACAACATGGCGGCGTTTGATGAAGTGAAGCAAGATCTTGGTTACGGCCTATTGCTTAAGCGCTACACAGACAACGTGGTTGATGCGACAGAAGATCAAATCCAAGCGGCAGCGGATGACTCTATCCCAACAGTTTGGCCACTATTCTGGTCATTCCGTATCATGGTTGCATGTGGCGTTGTGATGCTATTCGTCTTCGGTGCGGCATTTGTTCAGACATGTCGTCAGAAAATCGAGCAGAAACCTTGGGTTCTTAAAGCAGCACTATGGAGCTTACCGCTACCATGGATTGCAGTAGAAGCAGGTTGGTTTGTTGCTGAATATGGTCGTCAACCATGGGCGGTAGGTGAAATCCTTCCTGTACATGTTGCTGCATCAGCACTGACCGTTGGTCAGCTATGGACATCATTGTTTGCGATTATCGCACTCTACACAGTGTTCCTAATCGCTGAAGTATACCTAATGCTTAAGTTCGCTCGTAAAGGCCCAAGCAGCCTGAAAACGGGACGCTACCACTTTGAACAGAACGGCACGTCTTCTGAAGACAAAATTGGCCGTCAAGTAGAAGCGTAA